In Helianthus annuus cultivar XRQ/B chromosome 9, HanXRQr2.0-SUNRISE, whole genome shotgun sequence, the following are encoded in one genomic region:
- the LOC110878967 gene encoding protein PIN-LIKES 2 has product MGFSDSEVKFGQQELIHAVVPLLKLLCLAVIGTLLAHPKTQIVPKSTFKLLSKLVFALFLPCTIFFHLGQSISVQNLALWWFIPVNVIISTVIGCLLGLLVAVICRPPPEFFRFTVIVTGFGNTGNLMLAIVGSICHNANNSFSPNCHTTGTAYVSLAQWVSVLLVYTLVYHMMEPPLEYYEVVEDEGEIEIVHEDLLVNNLSRPLLHEAEWPGMEDQATEHCKTPFIARVFANVSDFSQSSIPDPDSLQDVHEREHPQSPKSIRCLAEPRMVRKMRIVAEQTPVRHILQPPTVATFLALIIGMVPSLKSIVYGDDAPLSFLTDSLDIMAGAMVPSVMLVLGGMLAEGPNESRLGIRTTVGILVARLLILPMLGIGVVFAADRLSLLIEGDKMFRFVLLLQYTTPSAILFGAIASLRGYAVSEASALLFWQHVFALFSLSMYSIIYIKLLLTYI; this is encoded by the coding sequence ATGGGGTTCTCTGATTCAGAAGTTAAGTTTGGTCAACAAGAACTGATACATGCTGTTGTACCATTGTTGAAGTTATTGTGTCTTGCTGTTATTGGTACACTTCTTGCACACCCAAAAACTCAAATTGTCCCAAAATCCACTTTCAAGCTTCTTAGCAAACTTGTTTTTGCACTGTTTTTGCCCTGCACTATCTTTTTTCATTTGGGTCAATCAATTTCTGTTCAGAATCTAGCTTTATGGTGGTTTATACCTGTGAATGTCATCATCAGCACTGTAATTGGCTGCCTTTTGGGGCTTCTGGTGGCGGTTATTTGTCGGCCGCCACCGGAGTTTTTCAGGTTCACCGTTATTGTTACCGGTTTTGGGAACACGGGTAATCTTATGTTAGCGATTGTCGGGTCGATTTGTCACAATGCCAATAATTCGTTTAGCCCGAATTGCCATACGACGGGTACTGCTTACGTGTCGTTAGCGCAATGGGTATCGGTGCTTCTTGTTTATACTTTGGTTTACCATATGATGGAGCCACCATTGGAGTATTATGAAGTTGTGGAAGACGAGGGGGAGATTGAGATCGTTCACGAGGATTTACTTGTGAACAATCTCAGTAGGCCACTTCTGCATGAAGCAGAGTGGCCTGGTATGGAAGACCAAGCGACCGAGCATTGCAAAACACCGTTTATTGCACGGGTTTTTGCTAATGTCTCGGATTTCTCACAGTCTTCCATACCAGACCCTGATTCACTACAAGACGTGCACGAGCGTGAGCACCCGCAAAGCCCTAAATCAATAAGGTGCTTAGCGGAGCCACGGATGGTTCGAAAGATGCGAATTGTAGCTGAGCAAACCCCGGTTCGACACATTCTTCAGCCACCGACGGTCGCTACTTTTCTAGCTTTAATTATAGGAATGGTTCCGTCTTTAAAATCTATCGTTTACGGTGATGACGCCCCACTATCGTTCTTGACGGATAGTCTAGACATAATGGCTGGCGCTATGGTGCCTTCGGTTATGTTGGTTCTTGGAGGAATGTTAGCCGAGGGTCCTAACGAATCCCGACTGGGGATACGAACCACAGTCGGGATTCTGGTTGCGCGACTCTTGATTCTTCCTATGCTTGGAATCGGGGTCGTGTTTGCAGCCGACAGACTAAGTTTGCTTATCGAAGGCGATAAGATGTTTCGGTTTGTGCTTTTGTTGCAGTACACAACACCGAGTGCGATCTTGTTTGGTGCAATCGCTAGTTTGAGGGGTTATGCGGTTAGTGAAGCGTCGGCACTCCTGTTTTGGCAACATGTTTTCGCCTTGTTTTCTCTTTCGATGTATTCCATCATCTACATTAAGTTGTTGCTAACATATATATAA
- the LOC118481788 gene encoding sporozoite surface protein 2-like produces the protein MDPFNNPDNPNTPNNPNNPNNPTQPNVFSVPGYYPTLEPNQFSQYSSNAFASFQHSPNQFAQISQNQALQQMMMWGAWNFPPVQPQPIPTPPVQPQPIPTQSEPENDVEIVPETQPPKGKGKRNKGKQVVGDQPSKPKATKWTPIEEEALAKAFIGTSDNPTKGNNQSGEGFWSKVLVKFLVFMDQGRIEMSTRSPQSGGK, from the exons ATGGATCCGTTCAACAACCCGGACAACCCGAACACTCCGAACAACCCGAATAATCCCAACAATCCGACCCAACCTAATGTTTTCTCGGTTCCGGGATATTATCCGACGctagaaccgaaccaattctcgCAATATTCATCGAATGCGTTTGCTTCATTCCAACACTCGCCAAACCAATTCGCTCAAATCTCCCAAAATCAAGCCCTTCAACAAATGATGATGTGGGGTGCTTGGAACTTCCCACCCGTTCAACCTCAACCGATCCCCACGCCACCCGTTCAACCTCAACCGATCCCGACCCAATCCGAACCCGAAAACGATGTGGAGATTGTTCCCGAAACCCAACCGCCTAAAGGGAAAGGAAAACGAAACAAAGGCAAGCAAGTGGTGGGTGATCAACCGTCGAAACCGAAGGCGACTAAGTGGACACCAATCGAAGAAGAAGCCTTAGCCAAGGCTTTCATTGGCACTTCTGACAACCCGACAAAAG gTAATAACCAATCGGGTGAGGGGTTTTGGTCCAAGGTATTGGTCAAGTTTCTCGTCTTTATGGACCAAGGCCGTATCGAGATGTCGACTCGGTCTCCTCAAAGTGGCGGAAAATGA
- the LOC110876499 gene encoding uncharacterized protein LOC110876499, producing MPISQAMKAISFSNPILSRCRRHHQRQRYSQALVLNHRAKSFVVNARRGTNDGGNIVDENMIVLRMRIREVEMDSMPPTRLENWMEWEKKYYEHYIRDVCEAMMMLQMCLMNNRPSLVIGTLTLLMLTITISASIGIYNFTSLVGSL from the coding sequence ATGCCTATTTCACAAGCAATGAAAGCAATATCTTTCTCCAACCCCATCCTTTCCCGTtgccgccgccaccaccagcGCCAACGCTATTCTCAAGCGCTTGTTCTCAATCACCGTGCTAAATCTTTTGTTGTCAATGCAAGAAGAGGGACAAATGATGGAGGGAATATTGTGGACGAAAACATGATCGTGTTGAGAATGCGAATAAGGGAGGTGGAGATGGATAGTATGCCGCCAACGAGGTTGGAGAATTGGATGGAGTGGGAGAAGAAGTACTACGAGCATTATATTCGAGATGTTTGTGAAGCCATGATGATGTTGCAAATGTGTTTGATGAACAATAGACCAAGTTTGGTCATTGGGACATTGACACTTTTGATGTTAACTATTACTATATCGGCTAGTATTGGTATCTACAATTTTACAAGTTTGGTAGGGTCACTTTAG